TCAATTATTTGCCTGTCTTCCTCATCAGAAGAGGGGCTTTGTATGTCCAAGAAAAGGTGTTCAGCTTCTTTTAATATTTCTAATGCTCTCTCGTTTTGCTCTGTTTTGATATAACATCTTGCTAATTTTACTTTGCCTATACTCATAGCATTCTGAAAGTAATCTTTATCCTCTTGATGTTCTGCGTCGTCTATGAGGTGTTTGTAGGTGTCTATCTGATACTGAAAATAATCTATGGCAAGAGGAATCTGTTTTTTTGTATAATATAAATCGCCTATTTTCTGAAAATTTTTAGCCAAATTATCTGCATAATTTATTTCTTGTTCTGCTGTCAAAACTTCTGAAAATTCGTAGGCTAGTTTTTCTAAATAATCACAGTTTTCTATTCTACTTTCCAATGCCATAATATGATAATCACGAAAATCTTTTATTTCTGCTAGGTAATTTGTGGCTTCTTGTAATAAATGAAGGTAATCTACATCTTCCATCAATTCTTCTCTTTCTTTTATAAAATCGGCTTGCAACTCATACCATTCAAGAGCTTGATGATAATGTTCTCTTTCAAATTCTAACTTGCCTATTCCTCCATACAAACTCGCCAAATCAAAAAGCAAATCATCATCATTGGGAAATAACTTGACTAATTTTTCTGCTATGCCTACTTTCAAGTTATAAAAGCTAAAAGCTGTTTTGGTATGTCCTAGTTTATAGAGCATATCGCCCCATTTCTCATACATTGTTCCTAATTCACTTTCATACTCTGTATTTTGGGGGAATTTTTCTGTGAGTTTTTTTTGAAGGAATGCAGCTTTTTCAATAAAGAAAAACGCATCATCAAGATATTCATTATCAAAACCATAAAGAGCTATTTTTTTACAAATTTTAGCGATTAAGTCTTGAATAATTCCATTTTCTACCTCTAAAAAAGGATTTTCTGTTTCACTTAGCTGTAAAAAATATTTAGTATAGTCTGAATATACCTCATAATTTTTATCCAAAAGTGTAGCAGACTGCATTTTGTATTCCCAACTTTGCAAAAAAGAATATGTATGTTTCCAAATCTGTTCTTGTTGAGTTTTTAAAAGCTGTGTTCTATTTTCTTGGGGTAGAAAATAATATGTAATATCATTTTCTTCTGTTTTTTCTATCCAGTTTTGAGAAAGAAGTGTTTTTATTGGTTCTGCTAGTGCTTTTTTTCCTTTTTCTAATCTGACTTTTTCAATGTGTGAATCAACATATTCCTCACTTGGGTTGCCAATGGACATCAGCATAGATTTGATATAGTCTTCACCACTTTCTTCTCCTAAAATTGGACTTAAAAGGTCGATGTTTTTTTCACCTTCATCAAAAGAAAAATGTAGTTCTAAAAATGAACTCAAAATATTTTCATTGGGTAAAATAGCCAATACAGAAAGTAATTTTTGACTTTTTGGTAATAATTCTTGAAAAGGAAGTCGTGTAGATTTCATAGATGCAAAGCTACCAGAGTTTGATTTTTGACAAAAAACCTTTAGGTTTTGGAATAATGAAGTTTTGAAGGAGATATTTTTTCTGTTCTTCGTTGGCATAGAGCATTTGATTGACAAATTCAGCTAATTTGTGTTCATCAACTCTGATGAGTCCTAAGTTGATATTTATGTCTTGAAAGCCCATATTTTTATTGAATTTTTGCAGCAAACTTGGCTTTTTTTCTATTTTTTCTGTCAGAACGAGACAGAGAAACTCATTACTATTCACAGAACGAGTATATACTTCTTTTATAGAACTCCATTCAATAATATTATCAAGGTTATGTTTTTTCCAAAATGCAGTTCTTTGCCATATTCCTGTCTCATTAATTATAACTTGAGGCTTCTTATCTAAAATTACATACAAGCCAAATAAAGCACATAATCCAAAAAAAATTGTACACATCCAACCTTCAAAAGAGTTATTATCTGAAATCATCACTACACCAATAACAAAGAAAATAAATCCTACTAGAAATAGAAAAAATCCTTGTCGTGGTGATTTATATAATTTAATTTCTTCCATAAAAATCTACATTTGACTTTCTACCCATTCAAAATACTTTTGATTTACTTCAATTTCCCAAGAGGCAACACAAGGCGTATCATAAGAATGATGTTTTTCTACAAACTTCATAACTTCTTTTGATTTCTGTGGTAGCGTTTTGGCTATCAGAACCTGCTCATCATCGTTTTGAATTTCTCCTTGCCAAAAATAACAGCTTTTGATAGGCATTGAATTAGTACAAGCAATGAGTTTTGCATCTAAGAGTAGCTTTGAAAGATATGAGGTTTCAGCTTCATCTTTACAAGGAATATAGAAAATATATAATTTTGACATTAGAATTACGAATTTTTTGACTTAAAAGACAATAACCATTCAAGAAACGTAGTTTTGCACTGGTAACTGGTAACTGGTAACTGGTAACTGNNNNNNNNNNNNNNNNNNNNNNNNNNNNNNNNNNNNNNNNNNNNNNNNNNNNNNNNNNNNNNNNNNNNNNNNNNNNNNNNNNNNNNNNNNNNNNNNNNNNACTGGTAACTGGTAACTGGTAACTGGTAACTGCATTTTACCAGTCTGTATCGCTTTCATCAAAGAAATCTAACTCATTTTTCTGTGCTTCTCGTCGTCCACTTTTATTGATGTAATAGCGTTCTCCATCTTTTTCTACAAGAGCTTGCCCTGTTGTTCCAAAACCTTCAGCATAATCATAAACAAATGGAATTACTATTTTTCCTGCTCGGTTTACATATCCCCACTTTTCGCCTTTTCTGACAGCAATAGGTTCTTCTTCTGTCGTACCTACATCATCATATTCTGTACTGATAACTTCTTCTCCGTCTTGATTGACAAATCCCTTTTTTCCATTAGCAGCTACTTCTAAAAGACCACTAATAAAGACAGAACTGACAGACGAGTAACGGTTGGTATTGATTTTTTGCTCACCATTTGTGCGTAAATCTATAAATCCATATTCCAATCTATCATCTGTTTTTTCAGCAATAATTATGATATTATCATTGTTGGTAAAACGAATTTGTTCGTATTTTATCGGCACAATTTCTTCCCCTTTATGATTTATCATTCCCCACTTTCCATTTTTCTTTACTTCTGCTTTTCCATTTTTAAAATCTCCAGCATGTTCAAATTCAATAGGCAGTATCACTTTTGCATCTGTACTGACATAACCATGTTTGCCATTTAAGATAACTTTTGCATACCCTTCTGAAAAATTATCTATTTGGTCATATACAATAGGAATGAGCATTTCTCCTTCCATATCAATAATTCCCCATTTGCCATTACGTTCTACTTTTGCATATCCTGCAAGGGGTTCTACATCTTCTCCAAAACCAGAACTTGTAGGATAAATATAAAAGAAGGATTCTGCATTATCGTATTCTATTGGAATTTCTATTTTTTCAGTTTTTGTATTAAAAAAGCCATATTTTCCTTCTTTTTTTACTTTTTTCATAATAGCATTGTTTGCCATCAGCATATAATCTACATCATCGAAATTATATTGAACAATCTGATTTTTTGCGTTTAAGTAGTTCCATTTACCATTTCGCTCCAAAAAAATTCTATTTCTACCCACAGTTGAGCTAATTCTATCATAGGCAAACGGCATTACGTTTTCATTATCTACATGCAGCCCCATTTTTCCATTGGTTTCGTCTTCTGTCCACATAAAAGGAATTTCATCTATATCGATGAAAATATCTGAAGCCGAAGCTACTTGTAAATAACGGTTACCAAATTTATCAATGGCTTGCCAGTCGTCTCCGTATTTTACCCAGCCTTGTTCGTCTAAAAAAGGAAGAGCATTGGCATAGTTAAATTCTATAAATGGATTTCCACTAATGGAAATATATCCCCATTTTCCATCTTTTTTTACGGCTGCAAACCCTTCTGAAAATGAGTAGGCTTCTTCAAAACTGGGTGCAATTACCCAACTTCCATCAGCTGCCAAATAACCATATTTAGTTTTCTTACTTTCATCAGCAGTATTTTCTAAGGCAAGAGCAAGACCGTTTTGGAAAGATTCTACCATTTTATAATTTGGTTCTATGAGCCATTTTCCTTTTGTATCTATAAAACCCCACTTTCCATTTTCTTTTACGGCTGCAAACCTTGAAGAAAAAGGTTTTGCATCTTCAAATTTTTGCTTTAGATTTTTCCCCTTTTCATTGAGGTAAGTATATGTTCCGTCGTGGTATTTGGCAAGCGCAAAACCATCTGAATAAGGATAAATATAATTCCATTTGAATTTAGAAAGTGGTTTGCCTTCTCTTCTGATAATCCCAAAATTTCCATTGATACGAGCAATCGCTTTTCCTCTGAAAAATTGACCTATTTCGTTATAGGTAACAGGAACTGTAATTTTTCCATCAGAGTTCATCAAACCTACTTTTCCATTGAGGTGGACTTTTAAATAATCGTTGCTCAACTGTTCTATTTTTTCATAGATAGGCTCTTGTAATACTTTTCCCATTGGGCTGATAGCTCCCCAATATTTATTTTTTCTGACTAAAATAAGATTGTTCTTATAAAAAATATCTACTTCGTCGTATTGGGTCGGAACTATTACTTTTCCACTTTCTCCCATAAACCCATACTTGTTGAGTTTTCTTACCCAAGCAAGCTGATTAGTGATACGATTTATTTCATCGTATTCTAAAGGGGTAATGATTTCGCCTTTTTTATTGATAATGCCCCAGTGATTGTCTTTCTTTACTTGAGCAATTCCATTTTCAAAACTTTCTATTTCTTGATAAATAATTGGGACAACAAGTTTTCCATTTCTATCTATCATACCAAAAAGGTCGTCTTGATATACTTTTGACAAGCCATCTACAAAAGGTTCATAAATAGGATAAGGAGATTTAAAAACCTCTTTTCCTGTTTTGTCAATAAAAGACCAATCGTTTCCTTTTCTTACTGCTCCTAAACCTTCTGAAAAATATTTTGCCTCATCATAGATAAAATCAACAACTGTTTCTCCGTTTTCATTGATATAGCCCCATTTGCCATCGTTTTCTGCTGTTCTTACTTCTGCTAATCCTTCATAAAAAAAAGGAATATCTTTATAAATAATTTCTACTACGGGTTTGCCTTCTTTATCTATTTTGCCCCATAATCCGTTTTTTTGAACTAATGCTGTTCCTTTTTCAAAGTCTTTAGCATTTTCATATTCAAAAGGTATAATTTCCTTTCCTGTTTTGTCTATGAAACCATATTTTCCATCTTTGCGAACGTAAGCCAGTTCTTCTGAAAAATTGTAAGCATCTTCGTAGATTAAATCAATCACTAATTTTCCCTCTAAATTTACAAAGCCAATACGATTGTTTTTTTGGACTCTAGCCATTCCATTTTTGAAAGGATAGGCATAAGAATATTCAAATGGAACAACAGAAACATTTTGAATATCCACAAAGCCAGCTCTACCTTCTAGGCGTGCTACGGCTCTACCTTCTCTAAAATTACCAAGTTCTTGATAAATGATGGGAATGAATGGATAGTCGTCTTCCGTAATGTATCCCCAGCGTCCGTTTCTTTTTACTTTAGCAATATTGATAGGTTTGTTTTGAGCATCTTTTACTTGCTCAAAGTCCAGTGCTTGTGAGTAGTGTGCAGGAATCAAAATCATTCCTGTTTTTTTATCTTTGTAACCATATTTTTGTATAGCACCATCTTCGCTGCTTTGATAAAATGGAACTAAGTCTTGACTATACGATTTTGCAGATAAAAAAAATAGACTACACACCAAAGCCACAAAAAGCGAATTGCCAAAACGGAAACGAGTAAGATAAATCTTCATGTAAATAAATAGTTAGGCTCACAATAATTTCTTATGTAGAACTAATTTAGAGTAGTTTGGGCAAAGAAACAAATATAAATACGGATTGAAGTTCAATTTTAGTGTAACTTTGTTTTTTTGCATATATCAACTTATTAAGACACAATGGGAAAAATAGCTTTAGAAGAATTGGAGTTTTTTGCAAAGCACGGTGTGCATAAAGAAGAACGCATTATTGGCAATCGTTATCGTATTGATGTTGAAGTAGATGCAGACTTAGAGAAAGCCTCAAAAAGTGATAAAGTGAAAGATACTGTGGACTATGGACATCTATATAAAATAGTAGAGCGAGAGGTAAATACACCAGCAAAGCTTTTAGAGCATTTGGCAGGAAATATTTTAAATGGGATTTTAGAAGAAATTCCGAAAGTTGATAGTGCAAAAGTAGTCGTACACAAATACAATGCTCCCATCGGAGGAGTTTGCAAATGGTCTAAAGTAACATTGGAAAGAGAGAGAAATAAAAAGAAATGGATAGAAGAGTAAAACTATTTCATTCTTTTATTTTCAATAAAATCAGCAGCTTTTTTTAGCATTTTACAAAACCGTTCTTCAAATTCTTCACTTGTTTCATTTAGGAGTTCTAGCTCTTCGTCTGTTAGTTTTTCTATATTTTCTTCATTGACTATCGGAAAATAAACGTGGCGAATACGCTTGAGTGAAAAAGATTTCATAGCAAAGAGATTATCTTCATCTTCTAAGTGCATGCCATCCATAAAGCCAATAATTAGTTGTTCTTTAGGATGGAGATAAAGTAATGGTTTTTCTTTGTAATTATAAAATGGAATGCCCCATTTTATAGACTCCTCTATGTCAGAAAGGTTTTTAGAGATGATTTTACGCACATAAAAAAGTTCGTTTTGAAAATTTTCTTGTCTGAAAATATACTGGCTGACGGCTTCTGACTCTTGCATAACTAGGGTTGAGTAGGTATGAAACGTAGTTCACAAAAATTGATAAATCCTCTAACAAAGTCTTAAAAATACCAGTTTTGTTTCAAATAAGTATAACTATTGATACTTTCATTGTGAAAGTTTAAAAAAAATTATCTCTATGAATAACAAAGCTATATTTCCTTTTACTGTCTTATGTCTGATAAGTTTGTTGTTTGTTTTTTCAAGTGCCTGTTCTCCAAAACAAAAAGCACATGCAAAAGATTCTATGGACTCAACTCAAGATAAAGTAAATACAAAAAATACAACTATGTCAAATCAAAATTTAGAAAAAGCGACTTTTGGAGCAGGATGCTTTTGGTGTATAGAAGCTGTTTTTCAGCGTTTGGAGGGTGTAGATACAGTTATTTCTGGCTATACAGGAGGGCAAACTGAAAATCCGACCTACAAAGAAATCTGTACAGGTACGACAGGACACGCCGAAGTAGCACAGATTACATACAACCCAGAAATCATTTCTTTTGATGAGCTTTTAGAAGTTTTTTGGGCAACCCACGACCCAACAACCCTCAACAGACAAGGAAATGATATCGGAACACAATACCGTTCGGCTGTTTTTTATCATAATGAAGAGCAGAAAGAAAAGGCAGAGTTTTATATGAAAAGACTAACTGAAGAAAAGGTTTTTGATAGACCTATTGTTACGGAAATTACGCCTTTGGGAAAGTTTTATGAAGCTGAAAATTATCATCAAAACTATTATAACAATAACAAAACACAAGGGTATTGTGCTTTTATTATCAGTCCAAAAGTCGAAAAACTCAAAAAAGTATTTCCTAAAAAGCTCAAAAAGGAATATGCAAAGTAATTACAAAAATATTATCCTTTGATTTGTAAGAAAAAGCCGTGTCTTTTCTCTAGGTAAAATTATTTTTACTCATTGCTACAAGAAACTTAGCAATGGGTTTTTTTATGAATTAATTTTCCAATTTTTTCAATATTCTGACAAACAGAACTTCTATTTCTGAAATAGAAAGCTGTAAGAGTTTTCCAACTTTCTCATTGTCCCAACCCAAAATATGATGTAGCAGATAAGGGAGTTTTTCCTCAAATGATAAAGCATTTATTTTTTGCCAAACAGGACTTTCGTATATACTTTCTGATATATCTGCCTCTAATTTCTTTGCAAAGAATGTCTCTTGAGTTTCTTTTTCCTCAAACTTATTTTTTACTAGATAAAATATTTCTTCTTGCCAATTTTTAGCTGTATTTTTATAGGCTTCTGCTATCAAATCTGAAATCTTATTGGGTTTTAGATGCAATAGGAGCAAAACTTGAACACTATTTTTTAGTTCTTCGTTATCAAGAGCGAAAGGAGAAGTAGCCATTTTGAGAATTTGAGCTGATTGTTTTTTTAGTAAATTATTTTCAAAAGTACTTAAAAATTGCCTACTACGATAATTACCAAATTTTACCTCTGTTATTATTTTTTACATCCAGATTATGAGAATCAAATTTATCTATTCAAAAGCATTATTTACTTTACTAATTTTTGGCTTATGTCTTATTTGTCTTCCATCTGCTGCTCAAAAGAAAAGCAATGATTATATTGAAAATTTGATAGAAGTTTTTAGTGAAGATTGTTTTAAAGACAGTTTTCATGGATTTGCTTTGTACGACATAGATAGTTCCAAATACCTCTTTGAATACAATGCAGATAAGTATTTTACTCCTGCTTCGAATGTTAAAATAGCTTCTCTTTTTGCAGCTACCAAAATTTTGGGTGAGCGCCTTCCTTCCCTTAGCTATTTTGAAAAAGGCGATTCTCTGATTTTTTGGGGAACAGGTGACCCTACTTTTTTGCATCCTGTCTTTAATAATTCGGCAGTGATTGATTTTTTACTCTTAAAGTCTAAGACTAAAACCCTTTATTTTTCCACTACCAATTATAAAGACGAACCTTTTGGAGATGGTTGGGCGTGGGAAGATTACAGGACGAGCTATGGTGTAGAAAAATCGGTTTTTCCGATATATGGTAATGCTATTTATTTTGAAGCTGACCCATCTTGTGAAATAGAAGTTTATCCAGAGTTTTTTAAAGACAAAATCAAGGAAAATAGTGAAATCAGAACAGAAAATTTTAGAATTGAAAGAGATTTAGGAGTAAACTCGTTTGAGTACAATATTGGAGACCTTTATTATAAAGACGGTAAAACAATTCCTTTTCACGTAACACCAGAGCTTATCACAACTCTTTTACAAGACAAATTAGGCTTGGAAGTTAAGCATATAGACTACCCTATGCCAGACAATGTGTATATGTTTTAT
This portion of the Bernardetia sp. genome encodes:
- the msrA gene encoding peptide-methionine (S)-S-oxide reductase MsrA, producing the protein MNNKAIFPFTVLCLISLLFVFSSACSPKQKAHAKDSMDSTQDKVNTKNTTMSNQNLEKATFGAGCFWCIEAVFQRLEGVDTVISGYTGGQTENPTYKEICTGTTGHAEVAQITYNPEIISFDELLEVFWATHDPTTLNRQGNDIGTQYRSAVFYHNEEQKEKAEFYMKRLTEEKVFDRPIVTEITPLGKFYEAENYHQNYYNNNKTQGYCAFIISPKVEKLKKVFPKKLKKEYAK
- the folB gene encoding dihydroneopterin aldolase, giving the protein MGKIALEELEFFAKHGVHKEERIIGNRYRIDVEVDADLEKASKSDKVKDTVDYGHLYKIVEREVNTPAKLLEHLAGNILNGILEEIPKVDSAKVVVHKYNAPIGGVCKWSKVTLERERNKKKWIEE
- a CDS encoding D-alanyl-D-alanine carboxypeptidase/D-alanyl-D-alanine-endopeptidase, encoding MRIKFIYSKALFTLLIFGLCLICLPSAAQKKSNDYIENLIEVFSEDCFKDSFHGFALYDIDSSKYLFEYNADKYFTPASNVKIASLFAATKILGERLPSLSYFEKGDSLIFWGTGDPTFLHPVFNNSAVIDFLLLKSKTKTLYFSTTNYKDEPFGDGWAWEDYRTSYGVEKSVFPIYGNAIYFEADPSCEIEVYPEFFKDKIKENSEIRTENFRIERDLGVNSFEYNIGDLYYKDGKTIPFHVTPELITTLLQDKLGLEVKHIDYPMPDNVYMFYTAKSDDMYKRMMQQSDNFLAEQTLLMCSAELFGTLSSRDVIEYLNKNYFGKFYNRPRWVDGSGLSRYNLFTPRNFVQMLLSIRKDMGEEQVFETLAIGGKAGTLRSRYDYPRNGEPFLYGKTGTISNNHCLSGFLVTKSGRKFCFSFQNNHHRESSRTIGNKMEEILTTIYRSY
- a CDS encoding STM3941 family protein produces the protein MEEIKLYKSPRQGFFLFLVGFIFFVIGVVMISDNNSFEGWMCTIFFGLCALFGLYVILDKKPQVIINETGIWQRTAFWKKHNLDNIIEWSSIKEVYTRSVNSNEFLCLVLTEKIEKKPSLLQKFNKNMGFQDININLGLIRVDEHKLAEFVNQMLYANEEQKKYLLQNFIIPKPKGFLSKIKLW
- the cutA gene encoding divalent-cation tolerance protein CutA: MSKLYIFYIPCKDEAETSYLSKLLLDAKLIACTNSMPIKSCYFWQGEIQNDDEQVLIAKTLPQKSKEVMKFVEKHHSYDTPCVASWEIEVNQKYFEWVESQM
- a CDS encoding DUF1801 domain-containing protein, with translation MQESEAVSQYIFRQENFQNELFYVRKIISKNLSDIEESIKWGIPFYNYKEKPLLYLHPKEQLIIGFMDGMHLEDEDNLFAMKSFSLKRIRHVYFPIVNEENIEKLTDEELELLNETSEEFEERFCKMLKKAADFIENKRMK
- a CDS encoding WG repeat-containing protein translates to MKIYLTRFRFGNSLFVALVCSLFFLSAKSYSQDLVPFYQSSEDGAIQKYGYKDKKTGMILIPAHYSQALDFEQVKDAQNKPINIAKVKRNGRWGYITEDDYPFIPIIYQELGNFREGRAVARLEGRAGFVDIQNVSVVPFEYSYAYPFKNGMARVQKNNRIGFVNLEGKLVIDLIYEDAYNFSEELAYVRKDGKYGFIDKTGKEIIPFEYENAKDFEKGTALVQKNGLWGKIDKEGKPVVEIIYKDIPFFYEGLAEVRTAENDGKWGYINENGETVVDFIYDEAKYFSEGLGAVRKGNDWSFIDKTGKEVFKSPYPIYEPFVDGLSKVYQDDLFGMIDRNGKLVVPIIYQEIESFENGIAQVKKDNHWGIINKKGEIITPLEYDEINRITNQLAWVRKLNKYGFMGESGKVIVPTQYDEVDIFYKNNLILVRKNKYWGAISPMGKVLQEPIYEKIEQLSNDYLKVHLNGKVGLMNSDGKITVPVTYNEIGQFFRGKAIARINGNFGIIRREGKPLSKFKWNYIYPYSDGFALAKYHDGTYTYLNEKGKNLKQKFEDAKPFSSRFAAVKENGKWGFIDTKGKWLIEPNYKMVESFQNGLALALENTADESKKTKYGYLAADGSWVIAPSFEEAYSFSEGFAAVKKDGKWGYISISGNPFIEFNYANALPFLDEQGWVKYGDDWQAIDKFGNRYLQVASASDIFIDIDEIPFMWTEDETNGKMGLHVDNENVMPFAYDRISSTVGRNRIFLERNGKWNYLNAKNQIVQYNFDDVDYMLMANNAIMKKVKKEGKYGFFNTKTEKIEIPIEYDNAESFFYIYPTSSGFGEDVEPLAGYAKVERNGKWGIIDMEGEMLIPIVYDQIDNFSEGYAKVILNGKHGYVSTDAKVILPIEFEHAGDFKNGKAEVKKNGKWGMINHKGEEIVPIKYEQIRFTNNDNIIIIAEKTDDRLEYGFIDLRTNGEQKINTNRYSSVSSVFISGLLEVAANGKKGFVNQDGEEVISTEYDDVGTTEEEPIAVRKGEKWGYVNRAGKIVIPFVYDYAEGFGTTGQALVEKDGERYYINKSGRREAQKNELDFFDESDTDW
- a CDS encoding tetratricopeptide repeat protein, producing MKSTRLPFQELLPKSQKLLSVLAILPNENILSSFLELHFSFDEGEKNIDLLSPILGEESGEDYIKSMLMSIGNPSEEYVDSHIEKVRLEKGKKALAEPIKTLLSQNWIEKTEENDITYYFLPQENRTQLLKTQQEQIWKHTYSFLQSWEYKMQSATLLDKNYEVYSDYTKYFLQLSETENPFLEVENGIIQDLIAKICKKIALYGFDNEYLDDAFFFIEKAAFLQKKLTEKFPQNTEYESELGTMYEKWGDMLYKLGHTKTAFSFYNLKVGIAEKLVKLFPNDDDLLFDLASLYGGIGKLEFEREHYHQALEWYELQADFIKEREELMEDVDYLHLLQEATNYLAEIKDFRDYHIMALESRIENCDYLEKLAYEFSEVLTAEQEINYADNLAKNFQKIGDLYYTKKQIPLAIDYFQYQIDTYKHLIDDAEHQEDKDYFQNAMSIGKVKLARCYIKTEQNERALEILKEAEHLFLDIQSPSSDEEDRQIIEKSLKVVRDLMKKITMLFILCNFIQLFS